tattaaagatgaacagtgaattcaacaacgtaatttttaatcacacagccaactcaagatgattaaaaccaagatttttaatgctatttttaaaaaatttctgacatcgagcctacgacaagtcgaacaagacgataagtcgggtgctctgcttcagaggaaaaaaataccgactaatcgtcgggaaaatacggtacaTCGACATagtttgttaatttcaagcggaaatatacatattaaaattcattttcacttAAAGGAagaataaaatatcactaaataaatagatttcatgtttgttataaagtggtaactaaggtggccatcttgaatttgatgcttagtataaaatatttaggctacgaatatctacctagcggctaggctagcttacCGTTAAACTACATAGCCCTATGTAGCAggtacgatcttgaacgcagccctgtTGTTTTGTGTCTGCCTAAATATTGGTCTGTCGGTGAACCAAAATCTTTTCTTAATGTAatcaacaaacaatttttttataacaatcaaCTTTATGTAATGTTATTAACTTTCTTTCAGAATGATTCAACAGTTTAATGTCGACTTTGATAAAAGCATCGAAGGTTCTGGAACAGAGATTAACACCCGAGAATTGTCAGGGGGGGCCAAAATCAACAGGATATTTCACGAACGCTTTCCTTTTGAGCTGGTCAAGGTATGCATAGTTGTAGATACCATTTCATATGGTCTagtaatgaaaaatgacattttacatTGTACAATTATTCCCATTGGATGTTTcagttttattgatatatatctGTTTTAactcattttcttttatttatttgtagatTGAATTTGATGAGCGTGAACTCAGGAAAGAAATTAGTATAGCCATCAGAAACATCCATGCTATCAGGTAGTTCTTTTAAGATATTGTACTTGTACTTTTTGGCTGTAGTTTCACTGCTTGCAtatttgtgtacatgtaaaatacatgtgaaatacagtaaaacacggttatacaaacacgcttataatgaattgacacttacagcaaagtgattttcattccctttGACTGTATTACACGTTGTAAACTTCacaagtataacaaaatacgtTTATTTCGAATCAAAATCGCCTGTCCTTGTCACTTTGTTAAgtatgttttactgtatgtcTGTTCATGTGAATATTTTAAGACAAAGAGCAACAAATACATCATCTatcattaatttgatttactttTTCTTCAGAACTGGTCTCTTTACTCCAGATAAAGCCTTTGAGGCTATAGTAAAGGAATACATCAAGAAACTAAAACAGCCATCTCTGAAGGCTGTGGATATGGTGGTTACAGAGTTAACAAATGTTGTACACAAGTGCACAGAAAAGGTATGGAGTACTTGGTTCTGATTCTTGCTGAAAGTCATGTTTGGTTATAAAATCAAGATAAATTTATcagtgaaaaagaaagaaatcaacATTATGAAAATAGAAACGCTAATTTAATTAACCTATAAATACGTCAATGAAATACTTGTATTATAGAATGagaattgtgtaatttttttcacacaagAGAAGAGCTGATTACTGTCAGTTAAAATCCTCCATGAACTTGTTTTGATCAGATGAGCAGATATCCCAGGCTACGAGACGAGACAGAAAGTATTGTTAACAACCGCATCAGGGAACGTGAGATGGTTGCTAAGGAACAGCTCTTGATGCATGTAGAATTTGAGCTGGCTTACATAAACACCAACCATGAAGATTTTATTGGATTTGCCAAGTAAGTGATAAAGCAAACGTTTTAGACTTTAAGTTAGTAATCCATACATTGTGtatggaattttctttttacctTTTTGATATGAAAGATTAAATATGGACTAAAAACAGATCAATTTACATCTGGTTTGGTTCTTTTTGTGTAATTatattgaatgaatatttttagtAGAGACATGAGCTTCAagaaatattactttgtttCAATTTGTATGAAATTTCAAGATTGAttgtatgataaaattataCTCAGTTCTTTTGACCAATGCTGTTGTATTTAAATGTTGTAATCTTGTTCCACAACATGGTACAGGCCATGAAACACAGGCAAGATGTTAAAACCAATTACTTTAGGCCTCAAAGAGCCCCTGTTTTTTGATGACTGGTTTTATTGTAGCGCGGATCAAGCTGTGAGACAAGAAAGGAAGAAAGTCACCAATCAGGTACTAATCTTGTAGTTTCTATCTTTGACTCACATAAAACTGATCATCATTTCAGTGCCCATAACAAAGCCGAAAATAAGGAAAGGAAAAAAGTTGGAAATCAGGTATTTCAATCCTTATCTTTTACATTCTTTATCCAATCGCACTCTTGTCATCTTGCCACCTTCCACAGTATATCAGGTATTTCTCACTTTTTCATTCTGTACAGagtattttttgtaaaagttgAAATGTACGGTTTATAAATAATGCtataataatatgaaatgttttatataacatatatgaacctaattaaatatatgtatgggTATTGTTATAGAGTAACGGTACTTATAATATAAATTGATTTCTGAAATGAATAATTACAGTATACCAAGGCAAGTTTGTATTTACAAGAATTTTCAGTAACAAAAGTTTACTGGTAATGAATATGAATCTACTTATCTAATACAAATCTTAACCCATAGTATCTTATATTGATAATATTACTCCTTCTTGCAAAGTATTTAATTACTGATTCAGAAGCATTAGTCACTATAGCATTGATTTAAACTTaatcttgatattaattaacAAATGAGTGATTGATTGTATGATGAAAACATTtcttaacattgatttttaaataaaaattaaactgtcTTTGTCAACTTTGTGTCTCAAATGCATTCTCACCATTTTCCTCCTAAAACCTACATTAGTTTTTCATAACTTTCCCACCTTCAACATTTCATTGACATTTTCTCACTCAAAATAAGCTCTAGTTTgaacagaaaaaatacatgactgtatatcTGGCCCTTTGGCCATAAAAGTTGGACAAGCtaacttttgatctcagtctcactctTCCACTATATACTGTATATTCCATTTGTGAAAGTGAGACTTGGATAAAAGGTGAGTTTGTCTAAGTTTTGTGGTCCCCAGGCCTACTGGTGATTACAAGTAAGGTTACTGAGGAACACGAATGCTTAATGCCTTGATAAATTCTGTATTGAATTACCTTTTTTGTAGGTGATACGTAAGGGATATCTGACTCTACACAACATCAGCTTCATGAAGGGAGGCTCCAAGGACTTCTGGTTTGTGCTGACAGCTGAAAGCATCTCCTGGTACAAGGATGAAGAGGTAGGCTGAACAAATTTCTATCCCTCGGGTGAATGAGAATGATTTTCAagtccaatttttgaaaaaacttaccgtattcaaattcattttatataaactaactattaaaatgaaaattatctaaatttaaataattacttattgttcatataattaaaatgtaattgtaattgatGTGACTTAAATTTatcttcatttacatgtaccatatcaGAATCTATAATGTATCATCAAATATGCTTATACTTTCACATGTTGCATTGCAGAagaatgttatatattttaaattgcttGCATTTTTTACTCGGCATACCAAAACTCTATACAGCTGGACTGTTGATATGTTTATTAAGGATTATGATAAAAGTTTTTCTCTCTCTGTCAAAGTTTGAGAGTTTTGAGGGTACTAAACTTGTGTTTATGTACaggaaaagttttaaaaaagaagaaaatttatatGTTTATGCTTAAATTGGAACAAAAAGCAAAAGTGGCTTGGGCAATGCTTTACAGTATAGAGAAAAATTAAAAGCTGTATATAGTATTGTGTGCTCTTTTCAACATACATTGAATTAAACGTACAAATTAAATCACCCTGTCCACCGTAAATAGATCCCCCATGTATTCACCTCCACAATGAAATCACCACTCGCATGCTATGCATTTGTCactgaatttaaacaaaaaaatatgtagcTATCCTAGCACCACATTGGTAATTATTAacttgctattttttttaattcctagTCTATTTAAGTTTCAGTCCCTgctaaatttttgaaatggtcatgtgattttgttttaacTGCTATTTTGTTTAGTTGTTGGCCCTGCATGACAAGCACCGTGCTATGTAACCCAATACGGTTTATACCCTGGATTTTGTAAATGTGTTGGGTTATTGTGAATTGTGATATTTAACAGATTTGTCAGTCTGATTAAATCCacccccttctccttacactcgtcAGGGTCTGACAAGTATCGATAGGAGGTCATCTTTTTACAACCTTTACTTCTGACAAATCAGGGAAGGACTTTCACtgctttaaaaaatctattggaactcttcaaaggagttatattaataaatttatccTTGTTATTTTTGTTACCTCCAGTATGTAAGGTTGCACCTCTCATAAAACAGATGAAAGCATGTCTGTGATTGGTTGGGAATATTTAGATTGTATGCAAATGTAAGGGTCATGTGAATATAACCTTTTATTGATACCTGTCAGACCCTGACGAGTTTAAGGAGAAGGGgtggttttaatcagactgcAGATTTGGAATGTGCTGAAAAAGAAATGCAATTGCATATTAAAATTTTGTCAAGCATGAAGAATTTGAATTTGCAGGAGAAAGACAAGAAATTTATGTTATCAGTGGAGAATTTAAGAGTGCGGGATGTAGAAGCAGGAATTCTGAACAAACGGCCCACATTTGCTCTGTATTCAAGTGAAAATAGGTATATACAGGCAGCGAATGGAAACAAGCATTTCCATGGCTCCCTATCTGCCAATCATACGCATATAAATAGCAGGGCTCTCTGTGTGCTTTTGTGTTGTactctttaattttgttttattgcatGGTTTCATGATATGTAGAGTAGAAGACACTTCAAGTTTAAAACCCTCTTATTTGTGcaattcaacttttaaaaaaaaactaaaaaaaaacttcttcttcctaataggcacttatgaatttaaaattaagaagcTCTTGCATGGTACACTGTGAGCTAATTAAAACACTGACAGAGAGTATTTACTGTAGGAAAAAATGGAAGGGTGCAATTATGGGGTGTAAATTGAGATAAGATTGCATTAGGGATGACAGTATCTAGGGAAACAATTAgctcattaaaattaaactgaaATTGAGGTAATTTGCCCAGTGTTCAGAATGAAAGTAACTTAAGTTAGCATCTACAAAATACTATGGATGAATGACAAACACCCCACCCTGCCTGCCAGTGTAGGACCCTCCCTGCTCAACCCAACTCACGATCAGTCTCACACTAACTGCCCCACCCTCCCACTAACTCGAGCATTTGGCACAGGTGCATATTTGACACACTTCTCCAAACAGATTGTAAATAACAGAGATCACTGGCAATTATTCTAGGAGAAAGAGAAGAAGTATGTGTTGACAGTGGACGGCCTTTTAGTCCGAGATATCCCAGACTCGGGTTTTGTGAATAAGAAAAAGTCATTTGCACTCTTTCACCAAGATAACAGGTCGGGATACTAGTATTAGTGACTGCACTTTTCTTGTGCTACTCGTCTTGTCTCCTGTGTCCTGTTACTAAACCCTTGTTGCTTTTTTTATGTTCCCAATTTTTTCACCTGTGGAATAGAAATGGTGgaaattaattttgttgtttttaataataacCAGAAGACTaggaacaatttttttcctctttGAATTTTGATATGTGTTGTTTTTAGTCACTCATCATCATTATGTGTGAAAACATTGCACCTCATTTAAACCTCGTTGTTTTCAACACATGACCATTCGTGCCCCCACAAAAACTTGGCCTCATATTGAGCTGTATGGCATGGTTGTGGGCCAGTGTAACGTTCAGCTTTTATTAACATTATCAATGTGACGTCTGTAACTCCGTGGGTGTTAACATTCCATCTCTCCCCTAGGATCTCACGCTCCACTGACTCGGCAGCAGCGAGACTCACCTTTTTTCAGACACACGTCTGCATTATCACAACATTTTAACGcatgtttgaatgttgaaattTCCAggaaaaagagaagaaatttaTGATACCCCTCGATGGTCTGAAAGTGAAAGATCTGGAGAGCGGTCTGTTTACTAAACACTGTTTTGCATTGTTTAACCCCGACTCTGGCAGGTATGTGATGGAACCAGAGACAGCCTTTCTGTGTTTTCATCCTCACTTCAACCTCGTCATTACTCGGACTTACTTTCTTCATATTGCTAACGGGACTTGTTTGAGATATGCTGTGTATTCATCCTAATTCCTGCATGAGCATGGCTTGGGGTGTTACTGCGATCATTGCCTAGCTGTTGTATTCATGCTAATGCTCATCATTATTCTgtacatttaattatatttactttaGTGGAGAAGAAAAATCTAGTGCACCTGAATATACCGGTAGCTGATGCATTTAGTATTCATGTAATCAATTAATAGCATTGTAgacttgtacatgtaaactaTGATAGTTTTTCTAGAAAGTCTCTAAGTATCTGTACAAGGAAAATTCTATGCTACCTTGTAAATTTCACTTTCATCACTCAAGGAATTAACAAGACTAATATGATATGATAGTAGGTGATTAATTTTTCTTCATTCACTACAATTAGTGTGTGATGGATTATCTGTCAATGGATTACTGAATAACAGAGTGTGAGGGGTTAGTGGCTGTTAATGTACATGGCTGATTAATTCAGGAACCTGAGACATATCAACAGACTCAAGCATGCCTCAGAGGGTGGATCAAATTGCATGAGTGTGAGCTCTGTGctcaacattatcaatttttcaataagctgacattattttttttattgcagtgGGAAGAGGTTtaacaactctctctctctctctctctctctctctctctctctctctctctctctctctctctctcatcattcATGTTCAAGCTATTGTATATACTTGCTGCATTTAGTAGAAAAAAGATTACcagtgtcatataatattttgcaatattgaacccgggaccaCAGATACTATAAATTCTGGGAAAAGCAATTCAGCACTGAAAATAATAAGATTCAGTCATAGGAAATTGAAATGATAATTTCAGAGAGctttaaaagagcttttgctTATAACATTGTGTATTGTGTATTCatatttcatgtacatataaaaagaatttattgAACTTTTAACTCAGTAAATACATTCTGAGATCAGATATctagataatttttaattttgacagATGTTATAATGCTCTGTGCTGCTGCCTTGCTAGTGTACACCTACTGTCGATTAAAAagatcttttatatatatttattatgtatttattgTCAAACATAAGCCAGTTTGCCAATAAGAATGACATCGTATTAAGTTAAAATTTGTATGTTCTCTTaagtttaaattatatataatgtgtCATCTcatgttgatgttttaaaatttgtatgcatATATTATAAGAATATATGAAATTCCCTCTTCTAATAGACTTTTCTCTTAAAATTGATGACTAATTTTATTATCTCTGCTGTTTGATTAGTAATAAAAGGGAGGGGGTTTATGAGAAATTGCAGCTTTATTGGTTGGTTGAGTTAATGCCTGTGACAGGTACAGCAGGGCAGGGATTCTGGGATTACTGTTTACCTGCCCAGTACCTGCGTCTATATTACCAGATTCCACACATTTCTGTTCCTCTTGCTGCCTTGTTTTATTTCTGTTCACCTCCATATTATCTTTGTGTTACGCATCATACCTTCATTGTATATGAGTTACTTTATTGAAAAATGTGTCTCTCTTTGAATTTTGTCAatagaaatttgaatttaataatgattggagacatgaattttaaattctaaaaaaaaaaaatataattcagaacaaagttattttttccttcaaaatattgttgattataatgtacatgtatttattcaaatgcaaaaatttttaatgtgagaatattaaaatatatgaagtCATAATTGATTGGTTCTGTAGGAATGTATACAAGGACTACAAACAGCTTGAACTGTCAGCGGAAAACCAGGAGGAGGTCGACAGTTGGAAGGCCTCCCTGCTCAGGGCGGGGGTGTACCCCGACCGATCCCAGAACGACGAGGAGAGAAAGGTGAGGACCCAACCATCAGTCATGATGGAGGTCTTACAGTGTGATGCTATGTAGTATTAGTAGTTTTTCTGatgatcattttattttttaaaatatgggtATGCCTTTAAACTTTAGGACAAGTCGCGTTCGGTAAGTCCTTCCATCTGTCTATCTTTCTGTCTATATTCCTAAAACTTAAACCTTCTCCTGATTTATGAAATGTAGCTGGTTAATCTTCAGACTTAGTGACCGTGAATGTTAAGGACAAAGTAATTCAAGGTCATTCAGTCGAAGCAGATGATGGTTATTTACTAAGTTCTAGGTGATCATTATGCTAGTAATTTAATTGGTGGATTCAATAGGGTTGGCAATAGCTAACTGATTAACTGGTAAGTGGTAGCTTGGTCTGGTAATTTAAGTGGTATCCTGGTCAAAACAGTGGTATATTGGTTATGGGTTACATAACCGCTAATTGGTaatagttgtaaaaaaaaattttaaaattggtatATTTTAAGACAATTCCTTGATTTTCTGATCCCAAGAGATGTTGATATTTAATCAAGTTAAATTGGAGAGAATCAAGGTCCCAGGGCTTATTGGAACTATGGAAAGAAAGTGGTCATTGGATGTAAATTATAAACGCTGTTGTTTACACCTGTCACTGACCTAATGTTCAACTTTACATAATTAATGATCAGAACAATTACTGAGTTATGATTgttattatacatatttattataaagctactttcaatatatattttataccattttttgaaacttatattaccagagacataaataacagaaatTGGCAACCGATCGAAATCTCGCGAAATCCAAGGTCCCTATTGTAAAGTGTTtccagtttaaatcagtatatctttctaataaacaattacATCGAAATACAAACAGCTAAAATctattaccaaaacattcaaataaattatattttcatgagtttatgtcatataaaaaatattaaaagaggagttTTAGGAGGCAGTCGGCCACCCGCCATCCGAGATTTCGTCAATATGGCTGGCccatatattttctatatattaatcttatttttcaatattttgtttcaaaaatgtccaAAACCTATGCACACTTTTcgttaaaacaatatacttttggtttaagatcattatctaagtttactaaaatgtagttctcaaagtaaggttggtcccgtaccatttttcaacaacaaatcacgctaatggcggagttgcctatctctgttatttatgtctctgatattaCATATAtctgtacatatttattttctatattggGCACATTACAGCTACGATTCTAATGGATATTTTAAATGGCAGCTTTAGTTCTTTTCTGCAAAGACAAACTTTTACCATGGGAACTACATTGATATCTGATATGTGGTCAGAAAACTTTAGAAATTTGCATGCATATGCTAGTttgatattagttttttttattaatactaattatgatattaaaattcaaattatgttCTGATTAATGAACagactatttttgtttttgacagtATTTTATCTGACATCTGTAGTAGTGtggatttttaatgaaaaaaaaaccccagttaCATATATGTGTCATATAGCTGTGCTTTTTGATATGATTAAACAGTAAATTGGTGGTACCTGTAACAAGTTGTGATGAACTGATTAGCAATACTGATATCAGTTGCCATCCCTACGAAATGTAGTGCTATCAAACAGAACTCGGGGCTTAGTGCTAACAAACTCAGCTTTTTAATGAGGTCTGCATTGGATATATATACTGTAACTATGCTTAAAAGACATAGAATAGAGTGGTGAGACTGAGATTTTCCCATTGCACTGTATATTATTGATAGATAATTCAAACCCTGGAGTCTTGTTGTATTGCAGGGAAAAGATGACATGGGCTCTATGGACCCTCAGTTGGAACGACAAGTGGAGACCATCAGGAACTTGGTGGAATCCTACATGAAGATTGTCAACAAAACTCAGAGAGACCATGTTCCCAAATGCATTATGTCAATCATTGTGAACGATGTAAGTACATGCAGGTAGAGTTAATTGTTCATCTAGTGTAATCACAAGTCTCATATTTAGAATTGTGGAGTACTAGTTAGAGGgatttttttgtgtaaagaATGTGTTTAGATGTGAAATTACCAGAGACTGCAATAACAagtataaaacattgatttttactaTTCTATGCAGGTGAAAGATTTCATTGGTGCTGACCTTCTAGCTCACCTTTACTCCACAACAGAGCAGGTAAGTTGTTACATTAGTACTGGTACACTAGTTGTAGTTTACAGTACCTTTGTATTAGTGAAGCATGTATGATGGCATATGATTTTGAATGGTTAGGGATCACTGATGGAAGAGTCTGCTGAAGAGGCACAGAGGAGAGACGAGCTGATTCGTATGTACAGCGTGACCAAGGAGGCGCTGAGTATCATCGGGGACATCACCATGAACACTAACTCCACCCCTGTACCCCCACCTGTAGACGATGAATGGCTCAAAGTCGACCAATCTGTACAAAATGGGTGAGTCATGTGCAAATCAGTTAGTGTTTCCCCATGGAAATTTTTTATGCATGGGAGGAAAAAGTCTGAATTGGAGCACGTTGCTGCATAAATCGTCCCATGTGCGGgtgttgaaatacatgtaccataattaTTGATTATTGCTAGCACATGTAAGAGGTAATagaatttcaatttttgcaAAATGGTACAAATATTAAACTAATTTTGTTAATCAACAATGAGATACTTTTAGTTTATATTACAAGAATTTTCAAGATGACATTTTCCATTGGATGTAGAAAACTAAAATATCCCTTCTTAATTTAGAAGACCAAATTCTCGGCCATCTTCTCCGAAGCCTGGACGAGCTCCACCCCCACCACTGCCCAACCGACCGGGCAGTGCTCCCCCACAGAATGTCCCAGCGAGGCCCGCACCAAACATTCCATCCAGACCGGCGCCTAATGCGCCTGGTGGACTCAGTGCATCCAACGCAGCAGCGGTGGCGAACATGATGGGAGCTAACGTTCCTCCCATTCCAGCGTAAGTGTCCTCATTATTGGAGAGATTTCATACAGTTTAAAGGATGAAGTATATGTTGTTTACTCCTTCCCAATGGAAACCTTCAGAAATCTTTTGTTacttattgaattgtatttGTATCAAATTTGAGCTGAACTTTGTCTAATGCCTatccaaaatatgtttttaaaaaaaaattgaacacttGTACTCAGTGGGTGGAGAAGGGTGTATTTGGTTCAGTTGACTTGAGCCCTATTTCTTTCAGATTGTTTTAGATACTTGTATGTGAAGTTTAACATTGATTTCACAGAGTATTTGGTGTACGGTGCACTTTATAGATATTGTTATAGATTATAATGTAGCCATATGGttgaaaaatcatgattcaCTGAATGCTGGCTGGTGTTTTACAAATGGAAACAAAAGTGTAACATGCTCTTTTTAATGTAATGATTTCTATGAAATACCTTGTTTGTATGATTGACACACTGCAATTGAGTGGTTAAAAGTAGTACATCtacttttatttcataaattgtcaTATACAGCATACTAATCTGTGGCTAAAGAGAACCCATTAaaagttttttcaaatttacaacatgggcacctttatctttttttacaGGAAATATGATGTGCAAATAGATCGGAAAACAGCACAGAAAGGGTTAGACACAAAGCACATCTTTCCAGTAGCTCACTCTCTGTTTGACTGTTCTAGTTGATACTAACAGTCCTGAAATCTTTGTACAgccaaataaaatataacaaaatccTATGTTTCTTAAATCTCAGGGACTGGTAAAATTTACTGTCACCAAAATGGAAACTCTCCAAATTTAATTTCCACAACAACTTATCAAAGCACATTATTTCCTTATGTATTTGCTTTCTAACATTTTGACTTTGTATATGGAGGGTTAAAACTTATATCTACCTGTATAAACCCCATATGAACTGTATTAACAGAAAGTgagaacatttatttacaaacagCTAGAGGTGTTGGCCAGACTTGGGGGGAGTTAGTAGCTGCTGGCATGGTCTGCCATTTTAGAACATGTGCTATAGAGCTCAACTACCAGAAATCCTTTGTATTTCACAAAACTAAGAAAACTTCATCTTTTTTTAACCCctccccctccaaaaaaaaaattctttttaaaatagagATTAAATCGTATATAtagtattttaatttgattaagaTGCTAGCTTTAAAATCCCCTCTCATCACCATATTAAGTTGAGTTATTTTTGTTATCCTATGCATATGTTGTCCCAGACTTTCAATGATGAAAATGTTCTTGTGGCGCATTAGTTACTTGTAGCTGTTAAAAACTTGTATGTCTAAGGAAGATTTTATTTGTAGAACTTATTTgcttcaaaattcaaatattccACCTTTCCATATATAAATACTATTGAGATCAATATATTTACAGCCTTAGTTAATTCAAATTGATAGTATTTATACACTTTCAGTGTATACTGACAATCCTAATTAACTGTATTGATAATGCATCATCAACATATAAACATGGGATATGGCCTAAAGCACATGTTCAGAATGGCCTATTGCTTTGCTGTTCATAGAAAATCAACTATACATTTAAGAGCTGAATTTGTAATGGTAtttcttgcttttattttatagaatttctTGGAGTATTTTCATGTCTCAGCAATTATCTGTAGTCTTTCTGCAGTATATTGATGTCAAATGGAAATCATTTATGAATGTTTTCGTGTGACACATTTTGCATGCATGTGGTTTTTGCTTTTGAATGGcatttttcaaagtttatatATGCATTGAAATTTGTTGGTTTAACAATTAATGCACATGTTGATTTCTGAGACTTTTGTTATTCATAACACTAATCAATCTCTCCCTTCTTGTGGCCAATAAGTCAGGGGTGGTCATGTTTAGAAGATAAGTGTAGTACATTAAAATCGCCTATATGCCTATTTTGGTAGGTATAAAGTTAATAAAACCTGAGTTTGTTGGAAAGGGTATATAGGGTTATAATTTGAATTGGCCAGTTTTTAATCACCATagatttatttaaggaataagcaATCATTATGTATTAtggggtgatcaaatacggtagGGGGTAAAATATCAAGGAATtagtattacaaaatatattacatccagGCAGTTGATGATTGTGAGCTTTTACATTCCAAGTAAATCCAACAGTAAAGGAACATTACTGGCCATTAGCAGATTCTATTAACATCCTTTATTTATCTCTGTGACATTCAAGTAACCAACTAACAAACTAAAGTCCTCTCTTGTGTACTTAATAAACActttttgtatttgaatttataatctagtaaaaaaaagatagctctgttatatatatatacatatatatttaagtcACCAGGCTCGCAACTTTTGT
The nucleotide sequence above comes from Magallana gigas chromosome 2, xbMagGiga1.1, whole genome shotgun sequence. Encoded proteins:
- the LOC105328720 gene encoding dynamin-1 isoform X9 — translated: MAGNVGMEQLIPIVNRLQDAFASLGLPLSLDLPQIAVVGSQSAGKSSVLENFVGRDFLPRGSGIVTRRPLVLQLINSNTEYAEFLHKKGSCFTDFAEVRKEIEAETDRVTGHNKGISNIPINLRVYSPHVLNLTLIDLPGMTRVAIGDQPQDIEMQIRAMLLEFITKDSCLILAVSPANTDLANSDALKIAKEVDPQGLRTIGVITKLDLMDKGTDAREILENKTLPLRRGYVGVVNRSQQDIDGRKDIRAALAGERKFFLSHPSYRHMADRMGTPYLQRVLNQQLTNHIRDVLPTLRNKLQSQLLSMEKDVQEFKNYRPDDPSRKTKAMMQMIQQFNVDFDKSIEGSGTEINTRELSGGAKINRIFHERFPFELVKIEFDERELRKEISIAIRNIHAIRTGLFTPDKAFEAIVKEYIKKLKQPSLKAVDMVVTELTNVVHKCTEKMSRYPRLRDETESIVNNRIREREMVAKEQLLMHVEFELAYINTNHEDFIGFANAHNKAENKERKKVGNQVIRKGYLTLHNISFMKGGSKDFWFVLTAESISWYKDEEEKDKKFMLSVENLRVRDVEAGILNKRPTFALYSSENRNVYKDYKQLELSAENQEEVDSWKASLLRAGVYPDRSQNDEERKGKDDMGSMDPQLERQVETIRNLVESYMKIVNKTQRDHVPKCIMSIIVNDVKDFIGADLLAHLYSTTEQGSLMEESAEEAQRRDELIRMYSVTKEALSIIGDITMNTNSTPVPPPVDDEWLKVDQSVQNGRPNSRPSSPKPGRAPPPPLPNRPGSAPPQNVPARPAPNIPSRPAPNAPGGLSASNAAAVANMMGANVPPIPAKYDVQIDRKTAQKGWNVGQAVGSAYMRNRPGSQANVPRIPERPSIPSRPNMN
- the LOC105328720 gene encoding dynamin-1 isoform X5, whose protein sequence is MAGNVGMEQLIPIVNRLQDAFASLGLPLSLDLPQIAVVGSQSAGKSSVLENFVGRDFLPRGSGIVTRRPLVLQLINSNTEYAEFLHKKGSCFTDFAEVRKEIEAETDRVTGHNKGISNIPINLRVYSPHVLNLTLIDLPGMTRVAIGDQPQDIEMQIRAMLLEFITKDSCLILAVSPANTDLANSDALKIAKEVDPQGLRTIGVITKLDLMDKGTDAREILENKTLPLRRGYVGVVNRSQQDIDGRKDIRAALAGERKFFLSHPSYRHMADRMGTPYLQRVLNQQLTNHIRDVLPTLRNKLQSQLLSMEKDVQEFKNYRPDDPSRKTKAMMQMIQQFNVDFDKSIEGSGTEINTRELSGGAKINRIFHERFPFELVKIEFDERELRKEISIAIRNIHAIRTGLFTPDKAFEAIVKEYIKKLKQPSLKAVDMVVTELTNVVHKCTEKMSRYPRLRDETESIVNNRIREREMVAKEQLLMHVEFELAYINTNHEDFIGFANADQAVRQERKKVTNQVIRKGYLTLHNISFMKGGSKDFWFVLTAESISWYKDEEEKEKKFMIPLDGLKVKDLESGLFTKHCFALFNPDSGRNVYKDYKQLELSAENQEEVDSWKASLLRAGVYPDRSQNDEERKDKSRSGKDDMGSMDPQLERQVETIRNLVESYMKIVNKTQRDHVPKCIMSIIVNDVKDFIGADLLAHLYSTTEQGSLMEESAEEAQRRDELIRMYSVTKEALSIIGDITMNTNSTPVPPPVDDEWLKVDQSVQNGRPNSRPSSPKPGRAPPPPLPNRPGSAPPQNVPARPAPNIPSRPAPNAPGGLSASNAAAVANMMGANVPPIPAKYDVQIDRKTAQKGWNVGQAVGSAYMRNRPGSQANVPRIPERPSIPSRPNMN